The genomic region TTGCCACCACCGCCATCGACCCGGCCGGGATGGTCGGGCTGCGCAACGCCCTGGAGCGGACCGTCGCCGAGCGGCAGGCCGCCCTGCGCCGGCTGGCCGGCGACGTCGACTCGGTGGTCGCCGGGCTCGACGAACTGGTCGGCTCGGCGCGACGCCCGGCCGGGCCGGACGACGCGGCCGTCGCCGGACTGAACCGGGCGCTGGCCGGCGCGGCAGGTGTGCCGGCGGTGGCCGAGGCGGTCGAGCAGGCGTACCGGCACCGGGCCGGCGCGGCCACCGGCTGGCCCGTGGTACGAGGCTGGCGTCGGCTCCGGCCCGACCCGCTGCGGCGCCTGCACCTACCCGGCCCGACCGGCGACCAGGCCGACCCGGCGGAGAGCCTTGTCGCGGCGACCTCGGTCCCGGACCCGACCGCCGCCCAACGCTCGGCGCTCGGCCTGGCGATCCGCGCGGTGGCCGACCGGGCCGCCGCCCACCTGCCCGCCGCCTGGCCGTCAGTTGTCACCGCGGCCGCCCGGTCCCGCCTGAACGACCTGCCCGACGCGCTGGACCGCGCCATCGCCAGCGCCGACCTCGGCCTGGACCGGCGGCCGCTCTGGTGGCGGGTCGTCGGCGCTGTGCAGTGGCTTGTCACCCTCGCCGCCGTGGTCGGGCTGGGCTGGCTGGTGCTCGGGTACGCGCTGCGGGTGCTCGGCCTGCCAGCGTTGGACAACCCGATGGTCGGCCAGGTGCCGCTGCCCACCCTGCTGCTGCTCGGCGGGCTGCTGGCCGGGCTTCTGGTGGCGGCGCTGACCCGCCCGGTGACCCGCTGGGCGGCCCGACGGGCACGCGGTCGGGCGCAGCAGCGACTGACGGTGAAGGTGGCCGACGTGGGGCACGAGTACGTGCTCGTTCCGGTGCGGACCGTGCTCGCCTCGTACGAGCAGGCACGGGAGGCGCTGGGGGACGCCGCCCACCGTTGACGCATCGCTACCGCTCTGCACAGCCCCTCCGGCGGCGTAGGGTCGGAGCATGGCCACGCCTCAGACCCCCTACGACGCGGTGCTGCACGCCGCACGCGACGTGACCAAGCTGGAGTCCGCCCTCGACGCCGAGATGCTCGGCAGTGCCCTGCTGGGCAGTGTCTACGCGATCGCGGAGACCGACCGCGACACCGCCGTACGGGAATTCGTGACCGGGTTCCTCGCCGCCACCGCCCGCCGCCGGATCGCGTCGGCGACCACCATCCGGCAGGTCTTCGCCATCCTCGTCCCGAACGCCGAGGGCGCCGAGCGGGTCCGTCCCGGCAGCCAGGCGCCCGCCTGGTCGGGTCAGCTCGGCCGGGTCCACCTCACCGGCAGCTGGGCGTACGGCGACGTGTACGGCGACCAGACCTCCTACCTCGCCACCTTCGCGTACGACGACGCGGCAGGCGGCCCGGAGCACGCGCTTGTGGCCCTCGTCGACCACAACATCGGGGTCACCAAGGACATCTTCGTCGGCGGGCCGGCGGAGCGGATCCTGGACCAGGTCCGGCAGATGTGCGCCGAGGACGAGCTGACCTGGTTCCGCACCGAGGACCCGTCCCGGCTGCGGGGCGAGGTGGCCCGCCATCTCTCGGTCACCGACGACCTGAGCGAGCTGCCCGGTGAAGGCTCGCTCGCCACCGACCGCGCGCTGGTGGGCGCCCGGCTGGCGATGCTGCCCACTGCCGCCGCCCCGACCAGCCCGGCGGAGGTCGAGCCGCTGTCCGCCGCCGAGCGCACCGACCTGGTCCGGCGTTTCCTTGCCGCTCCGGAGGCCGCGCGGTTCGGCCTCGACACCGTCGACGGCCCGGAGCTCGCCTCGCTGCACTTCTGCCTGAGCCTGCTGCTGGACCACTCGGCGACCTTCCCGGACGCCGACCCGATGCGGTGGAGCCCTGCGGTGTCCGGGCTCTTCCTGCTCGACTGGGTGCACCGCCGTGCCGTGCTCGACATGGACGACGCGGCCATGCTGCCCCGGGTGCTCCGCGCCTGGGCCCGGTACGCGTCACGCCAGCGCGGGCTGCCCGAGGCCGCCGCGACACGCACCGACGAGGCGATCGAGGAGATGGTGCCGGAGTTCGCGCGGCTCTACTCGACCGGCGAGCGGCGCAGCCCGGCCACGGCTGCGGTAGCCCAGCTGATGGCAGACGGCGTGGATCCGGACGACCCGGCCGCGCTCGACGCCTGGATCGAGGCGAACCGCCACCGCCTGGCCGACGACGGCGCCTGACGGCGCCAGCGCCGGGCGGGAGATCTCGCGCCGGGCGGCGTGAGCGTCTGACGACGCCGGGCGGCGTGTGCGTTCTGATGGGCGCCGGGCGGCGTGTGCGTCTGATGGGCGCCGGGCGGCACGGGGCTTGACGGCTCCGGGCCGGCCGGCGCGGTTCCCGCACGCCCTGCCTCCGCACGGCTCGATACACGCAGCGGCAGGTTCGCTCAGCGCAGCAGACCGAAGGCGAGAGCGGCGATCAGCGCGCCGACCACGCCTCCGGCAAGCACCTGCGGCACGGTGTGGTCGCGCAGTCGCACCCGGGACCAGCCGACCACCGCGAGCAGCGGTGCGGCGACGAGGAAGCCGCGTCCGAAGGTCATCGCCAGGATGACCAGCGTGCCGGCCGCCACCGCCGAGTGGATCGACATCTTCCACCAGTGGCTCACCGACACCGCGACCACCAACCCCACCAGCCCGGCCACCGCCAGCGCCAGCAGCGGCCGTGGCGCACCGAGCACTGTGAGCAGGACGAGCCCTGCCGTGACCGAGCCGAGGCCGACCAGCAGCGGTACCCGCCGCTGCTCCCGACGGCCGATGTGGTGGTCGGTGAACCGGCCCCGGCGCACCCCGCCGAGGATGTAGGCGAACGGGATGCCGGTGACGAAGAGCGTGGCGAGCAGGCCCCACGCCAGGCCGCGGCCACCGCCCGGGGAGCTGTGCCAGCTCACCGCGATCATCAGCAGCGACACCAGCACAGCCGGCGCGGTCAGCTCGGTGACCAGTCGGGCGATCCGCAGCCCCGGGCCGGGCCGGACGGCGACCGGGCGGGGCTCCGCACCGCCGCCCACGCCACCCCCTCCGGTACGTGCCTACCGTGGACCGTCGCCGCCCGTGTCGGTGGCGCCTGATCGTCACCGTACCGCTGCTGGAGCGGTGGGATGCCTCGGTCCGGCCGGCTAGGAGCCGACCGTAGGCGGCGGCGCGGTCCGGGTGAGCCGGGCGCCCGACGTCAGGGAGGGCCGGGAAGCCGGCGCTGTGGGGGCGACGGTCCGGAAAGCCGGCACCGTGGGAGTGGCGGTCCGGGAGGCCGAAGCCGTGGGAGTGGCGGTCCGGGTAGGTGGCCCGGCGGGAGGTGTGCACGGCGGTGTGCCGGCCGGCACGCTGTAGGTGCTCGTCGGGACGGCCGTGGGTGTCACCGGGTCCGTGGCCGTGGGCGTCACCGGGTCGGTCGCGGTAGGCGTTACCGGGTCGGTCGGCGTCGGGCTCGGCGTGGGTGTCGGGGTCGGGTCGGGGTCCGGTGGCCCGGTGGGCGACGGCACCGGCGACGGACTGGGCGGGCGCGCGGCCGGTGGGGTGCTCCGGGTCGCACGCGGTACCGGCGGCGCGGGGGCAGCCCGGTGTGCGGGCACCCTGTCGTCGGCCGTCGGCCCGGACCTGGACTCGCCCGCTGCGGGTCGGGGAGCCGCGGGCAGCCAGCCAGGGGTCGTCGTCGGATTGGCGCCGGGCGTGCCCGGTGGTGGGAGCGCCGGCTGGGCGGTCATCGGCATCGGGATGACCACCGGCCCGACCGACGGCGTCGGGATGAACGGTGTGCCGCTGTCCGGTAGGGCGGTGCTGCCCTGGGTGGCCGAACCCGCGCTGATCGCGGCGAGGATGGGCATCGACGCGGTGCCGACGAGTAGCGCGACGGTGAGCAGGTAGCCCCGGGAAGGGCCGCCGATGCCTGGTGCGCGGTGCGCCCCGACCACCCGGCGGTAACCACCAGCGGCCCGGTGTCGGCCGAGCAGCGGTACACCGGCACCGTCACCTGGCTCGTCCACCGCGCCCCCTTGTCGTTCGCTGCTGTCGTTCGCTGCTGTCGTTCGCTGCTGTCGTTCGCTGCTGTCGTTCGCTGCTGTCGTTCGTCGCTGCGGGAGAACAGGCGTCGTCGCCCGGAAGCCGGCAAACCACCCGATCAACGCGATCCTGTGGCAATCAGCCTGACTTAGTTACCGTCCGTCAGCTAGTCCCCACCGCGTGTCGACACGCAGCACTGACCGAACGGTGACGAATCATCGCCGGATCGCCCGGTGGACGCGCTACGGCACGATGAAGACAAACGGCAGCAAACCGTAGACGTTCGGAATGCGGGGCAGGCGTACTGTGGGCGCGCTCACCTGCTCTGCGAATATGGAGCACGACGGCAACGCAGCCGTGACCGCCGCGCACCCTCGCGGCAGGCGCGGCCCGGCGCCGGCGCTCCCGAACCGGGTTCAGCCAAGAATCCGGCTCACGCCGCGCGGCAACCCCCACCGGGGCTAGGCGCGGCCGCCAGGAACCGGCCCGGCAGCAGCCGGGCAGGCGCACGAGTTGCGCGGCCGGGTGACCCCCCGGTGCCGCCGCAGACACGACAGGGAGACACCGATGGCAAAGGGCGACCCCGGGGGTACCCCCACCCGCGGCAGGCGGGCTGCACCCCGCTCCAAGAAGCGCGCGGCCGGCGATCCGGACCTGGTACAACTGCTCACCCCCGAAGGCGAACGGATCGACAGCGTCATCGGGCCGGACGGCATCGAGTACCGCGTCGACTTCACCGACGAGGAGTACCGCGGGCTCTACCGCGACCTGGTGCTGGTCCGCAAGCTGGACGCCGAGGCCACCGCGTTGCAGCGGCAGGGCGAGCTGGGCATCTGGGCCAGCCTGCTCGGCCAGGAGGCGGCCCAGGTCGGCTCCGGGCGAGCTCTGCGTACGCAGGACATGGCCTTCCCGACCTACCGGGAGCACGGCGTCCTCTACTGCCGGGGCATCGACCCGATCATGCCGCTCGGCCTGTTCCGCGGCGTCGACCAGGGCGGCTGGGACCCGAACGAGTTCAAGTTCAACATGTACACGATCGTGATCGGGGCGCAGACCCTGCACGCCACCGGTTACGCCATGGGCATCACCATGGACGGCAAGACCGGCACCGAGGACGGCGAAGCAGTGATCGCCTACTTCGGCGACGGGGCCACCAGCCAGGGTGACGTCAACGAGGCGTTCGTCTGGGCCGGCGTGTTCAACGCGCCGATGGTCTTCTTCTGCCAGAACAACCAGTACGCGATCTCCGAGCCGCTGGAGCGGCAGACCCGCATCCCCCTCTACCAGCGGGCCGCCGGCTTCGGCTTCCCCGGCATCCGGGTG from Micromonospora profundi harbors:
- a CDS encoding GTPase is translated as MTNIAGRVREAFRGDQRIDPDALIARVDAVRRFLTAVDGLLPDADLVPAHTLVERAGTRLALSRDHTVVALAGATGSGKSSLFNALAQLELSPVGVRRPTTGVTHACVWGPLEGANRLLDWTGVLPRHRFVRESALDGDDETALHGLILLDLPDFDSVQRSHRLEVDRLLGLVDQVVWVVDPQKYADRVIHDSYLREFHRHRDVTLVVLNQADRLPPAELPRVLDDLRRLLDSDGLTGVPLLATTAIDPAGMVGLRNALERTVAERQAALRRLAGDVDSVVAGLDELVGSARRPAGPDDAAVAGLNRALAGAAGVPAVAEAVEQAYRHRAGAATGWPVVRGWRRLRPDPLRRLHLPGPTGDQADPAESLVAATSVPDPTAAQRSALGLAIRAVADRAAAHLPAAWPSVVTAAARSRLNDLPDALDRAIASADLGLDRRPLWWRVVGAVQWLVTLAAVVGLGWLVLGYALRVLGLPALDNPMVGQVPLPTLLLLGGLLAGLLVAALTRPVTRWAARRARGRAQQRLTVKVADVGHEYVLVPVRTVLASYEQAREALGDAAHR
- a CDS encoding phosphatase PAP2 family protein produces the protein MGGGAEPRPVAVRPGPGLRIARLVTELTAPAVLVSLLMIAVSWHSSPGGGRGLAWGLLATLFVTGIPFAYILGGVRRGRFTDHHIGRREQRRVPLLVGLGSVTAGLVLLTVLGAPRPLLALAVAGLVGLVVAVSVSHWWKMSIHSAVAAGTLVILAMTFGRGFLVAAPLLAVVGWSRVRLRDHTVPQVLAGGVVGALIAALAFGLLR
- the pdhA gene encoding pyruvate dehydrogenase (acetyl-transferring) E1 component subunit alpha; the encoded protein is MAKGDPGGTPTRGRRAAPRSKKRAAGDPDLVQLLTPEGERIDSVIGPDGIEYRVDFTDEEYRGLYRDLVLVRKLDAEATALQRQGELGIWASLLGQEAAQVGSGRALRTQDMAFPTYREHGVLYCRGIDPIMPLGLFRGVDQGGWDPNEFKFNMYTIVIGAQTLHATGYAMGITMDGKTGTEDGEAVIAYFGDGATSQGDVNEAFVWAGVFNAPMVFFCQNNQYAISEPLERQTRIPLYQRAAGFGFPGIRVDGNDVLATYAVTRTALDNARHGQGPSLIEAYTYRMGAHTTSDDPTRYRIASEVEAWQAKDPIARVRAFLEKQQIADAAFFTEVDEQARRESVHLRERVLAMPNPEPVTMFDHVYPNGSPLLDEQRAQFSRYMESFEGSAH